The Candidatus Rokuibacteriota bacterium genome includes a region encoding these proteins:
- a CDS encoding TRAP transporter small permease, with the protein MERVVLWVERVAGASLAAVALLVFVSVMLRDLFSLDLPDSFDFSRYLQGIAIFWGLAVATYRNAHITVDVVWELSGNAWRRAIDLVAAVVNLLFMGLFAYMLVERFTVVQRAHQLTSDLKLPIWPFYAILSAGIVATAAVGLIRVAELVRGTAADQRTG; encoded by the coding sequence ATGGAACGGGTGGTGCTCTGGGTGGAGCGCGTCGCGGGGGCCTCCCTCGCCGCGGTCGCGCTCCTCGTCTTCGTGTCCGTCATGCTGCGGGACCTCTTCTCGCTGGATCTGCCGGACAGCTTCGACTTCTCCCGCTACCTCCAGGGCATCGCCATCTTCTGGGGGCTCGCGGTGGCGACCTACCGCAACGCCCACATCACCGTCGACGTGGTCTGGGAGCTCTCGGGCAACGCCTGGCGCCGGGCCATCGACCTCGTCGCGGCCGTCGTGAACCTGCTCTTCATGGGCCTGTTCGCCTACATGCTGGTGGAGCGCTTCACGGTCGTCCAGCGCGCGCATCAGCTCACCAGTGACCTCAAGCTGCCCATCTGGCCCTTCTACGCCATCCTCAGCGCCGGGATCGTGGCCACGGCGGCGGTGGGGCTCATCCGCGTCGCCGAGCTCGTCCGCGGCACCGCCGCGGACCAGCGCACAGGCTGA
- a CDS encoding TRAP transporter large permease, with product MDSDLVAVGGFVALFVLMALRVPVGIAMGIVGVVGFALVNNVTSALGLLARSPISTVTDFNFSIIPMFILMGSFASAAGMSADLFRASRAWLGHLRGGLAMSTIAACGGFAAINGSSVATAATMTHVALPELRRAGYSPGLSTGVIAAGGTLGIMIPPSVIFVLYGIMTQADIGKLFIAGIVPGVLGMLMYMLTLRILGWRDPAHLPRDERHSLPERLRAVKDVWESLLLFLFVIGGMYGGWFTVTEAASMGAVGALVIGVLQRRLTSALVMRCLVEALRTTAAIFMIVIGAFLFGYFLTITQTTQKMIEFLVGLPVGPYGVLAIILVVYFILGAIMDELAMILLTVPIVFPAMMQLGFDPIWFGVIIVMAVTLGLICPPVGMNVFVINSIARDVSLGTIYRGVSPFILCDLVRLTILCAFPALALFLPRSMG from the coding sequence GTGGACAGCGATCTCGTCGCCGTGGGCGGGTTCGTGGCGCTCTTCGTCCTGATGGCGCTGCGGGTGCCCGTGGGCATCGCCATGGGCATCGTGGGCGTGGTGGGGTTCGCGCTGGTGAACAACGTCACCTCCGCACTCGGGCTGCTCGCGCGGTCGCCCATCTCCACCGTCACCGACTTCAACTTCAGCATCATCCCCATGTTCATCCTCATGGGGTCCTTCGCCTCGGCCGCCGGGATGAGTGCCGACCTCTTCCGCGCCTCTCGGGCCTGGCTCGGTCACCTGCGGGGCGGGCTGGCCATGTCGACCATCGCGGCCTGCGGGGGCTTCGCCGCCATCAACGGCTCGTCGGTCGCGACGGCCGCCACCATGACCCACGTGGCGCTGCCCGAGCTGCGCCGGGCCGGCTACAGTCCGGGGCTCTCCACCGGCGTCATCGCCGCGGGGGGCACGCTCGGCATCATGATCCCGCCGTCAGTGATCTTCGTGCTCTACGGCATCATGACCCAGGCCGACATCGGCAAGCTCTTCATCGCGGGCATCGTGCCCGGCGTGCTGGGCATGCTCATGTACATGCTCACGCTCCGGATCCTGGGCTGGCGCGATCCCGCGCACCTGCCCCGGGATGAGCGGCACTCTCTCCCCGAGCGCCTCCGCGCCGTCAAGGACGTCTGGGAGTCACTGCTCCTGTTCCTGTTCGTGATCGGGGGAATGTACGGGGGCTGGTTCACCGTCACCGAGGCCGCGAGCATGGGCGCGGTGGGAGCGCTCGTGATCGGCGTGCTCCAGCGACGCCTGACGTCCGCGCTCGTCATGCGCTGCCTGGTGGAGGCCCTGCGCACCACCGCGGCGATCTTCATGATCGTGATCGGCGCCTTCCTGTTCGGCTACTTCCTCACGATCACGCAGACCACGCAGAAGATGATCGAGTTCCTGGTGGGGCTGCCGGTGGGGCCGTACGGGGTGCTCGCGATCATCCTCGTCGTGTACTTCATCCTGGGCGCCATCATGGACGAGCTGGCGATGATCCTGCTCACGGTCCCCATCGTCTTCCCGGCGATGATGCAGCTCGGCTTCGATCCGATCTGGTTCGGCGTCATCATCGTGATGGCGGTGACCCTCGGGCTCATCTGCCCGCCCGTCGGGATGAACGTCTTCGTCATCAACTCGATCGCGCGCGACGTGAGCCTCGGCACCATCTACCGGGGTGTCTCGCCCTTCATCCTCTGCGACCTCGTGCGCCTGACCATCCTCTGCGCCTTCCCGGCGCTCGCGCTTTTCCTGCCCCGCTCGATGGGCTGA
- a CDS encoding MFS transporter has protein sequence MLTLTSRVSAAASLRRDARTIGLVSVPHALSHFYQLVLPPLFPVFRDELGVPYVALGLIMSVFYSVSAVGQTAAGFVVDRVGARVVMLTGLACVSSAMALASTATAYWMLLPVAVLGGLGNCAFHPAHYALLNAGVSRARLGRAYSVHSLCGNIGWILAPAVIIPLASQLGWRGALLTVGLAGVVAAALLASPTGTLPDHREEAAADAAGAAGSAAGLRILATAPILMAFAYFAFLSMSIVGLKTFGVPAMVVVYGVAVPFAASALTGYLLGNAAGIVAGGALADRVRRHEVVAVAGMGLAALLALVLAAAVAPGGWLPLLMGATGFCMGLTQPSRDLIVRAATPIRAAGKVFGFVYSGLDLGSTVTPLAFGLLLDRGAPRAVFAISAALMVVTALTVLRVRALGGR, from the coding sequence ATGCTGACGCTGACCTCGCGGGTGAGTGCGGCAGCCAGCCTGCGGCGGGATGCCCGGACGATCGGGCTCGTGAGCGTTCCCCATGCCCTCAGCCACTTCTACCAGCTCGTGCTGCCGCCGCTGTTCCCCGTGTTCCGCGACGAGCTCGGGGTGCCCTATGTGGCCCTGGGGCTCATCATGAGCGTGTTCTACAGCGTCTCGGCCGTCGGCCAGACGGCGGCGGGCTTCGTGGTCGACCGGGTCGGCGCGCGTGTCGTGATGCTGACCGGCCTGGCCTGCGTGTCGTCGGCGATGGCGCTGGCCTCCACGGCCACGGCCTACTGGATGCTCCTCCCCGTGGCGGTGCTCGGCGGGCTGGGCAACTGCGCCTTCCACCCCGCCCACTACGCGCTGCTCAACGCAGGCGTGAGCCGGGCGCGGCTGGGGCGCGCGTACAGCGTCCACAGCCTGTGCGGCAATATCGGCTGGATCCTGGCCCCGGCGGTGATCATCCCGCTTGCGAGCCAGCTGGGGTGGCGCGGCGCCTTGCTCACCGTGGGCCTGGCCGGCGTGGTCGCCGCCGCGCTGCTGGCCTCACCCACAGGCACCCTGCCCGATCACCGCGAGGAGGCCGCCGCCGATGCGGCCGGAGCTGCAGGGTCAGCCGCCGGCTTGCGGATCCTGGCGACCGCGCCCATCCTCATGGCCTTCGCGTACTTCGCCTTCCTGTCCATGTCGATCGTGGGGCTGAAGACCTTCGGCGTGCCGGCCATGGTGGTGGTCTACGGAGTGGCGGTGCCGTTCGCCGCCAGCGCCTTGACGGGGTATCTCCTCGGCAATGCGGCGGGCATCGTCGCGGGCGGCGCCCTCGCCGACCGCGTCCGCAGGCACGAGGTCGTGGCGGTGGCGGGCATGGGGCTGGCTGCGCTGCTCGCGCTGGTGCTGGCCGCCGCCGTGGCGCCCGGCGGATGGCTGCCGCTCCTGATGGGCGCCACGGGGTTCTGCATGGGCCTGACCCAGCCCTCGCGCGACCTGATCGTGCGCGCGGCCACCCCGATCCGCGCGGCCGGGAAGGTCTTCGGCTTCGTCTACTCCGGGCTCGACCTCGGCTCCACGGTGACGCCGCTCGCCTTCGGCCTTCTCCTCGACCGCGGGGCGCCGCGCGCCGTGTTCGCCATCTCTGCCGCGCTCATGGTGGTGACGGCACTCACCGTGCTCCGCGTGCGCGCGCTGGGTGGCCGCTGA
- a CDS encoding galactose oxidase, with protein MKGLLDRILRWGLLLAVLGGCGITTSSPAPEDSSPGGWTTLAPMPTARQEVAVAEAGGKVYVIGGFGEAFEASDVVEAYDPVAKRWEGRAPLPAPLHHPAAASVGGKIYVMGGYSGRVSWTASDALFEYDPATNAWRERASMPTARGGLVAVALGGRIHALGGAAERPVSAHEVYDPATDRWSRANPMPTARDHLAATALGGKVYVIGGRASFLGEQYGSLEIYDPSTDSWRTGQPLPLPRGGLAAAAAAGRVLVFGGELSFRIVEAVEAYDPAADRWTARAPMPTPRHGMGAAVVGGQVYLPAGATRPGPGRTDVLEAFTP; from the coding sequence ATGAAGGGTTTGCTCGATCGCATACTCCGCTGGGGCCTGCTGCTCGCCGTGCTGGGAGGCTGCGGCATCACGACGTCGTCCCCGGCCCCAGAGGACTCCTCTCCCGGCGGCTGGACCACGCTGGCGCCGATGCCCACGGCGCGCCAGGAGGTGGCGGTGGCCGAGGCCGGCGGCAAGGTGTACGTGATCGGCGGGTTCGGCGAGGCGTTCGAGGCCAGCGACGTCGTCGAGGCCTACGATCCCGTCGCGAAGCGCTGGGAGGGCCGGGCGCCGCTCCCCGCGCCGCTCCACCACCCGGCGGCCGCGAGCGTCGGCGGGAAGATCTACGTGATGGGCGGCTACAGCGGCCGCGTCTCCTGGACGGCCTCCGACGCGCTCTTCGAATACGATCCGGCCACCAATGCGTGGCGGGAGCGCGCCTCGATGCCCACCGCCCGCGGCGGGCTGGTTGCCGTGGCCCTCGGCGGCAGGATCCACGCCCTCGGGGGCGCAGCCGAACGCCCCGTGAGCGCCCACGAGGTGTACGACCCGGCGACGGACCGGTGGAGTCGCGCCAACCCCATGCCTACCGCCCGCGACCACCTGGCTGCGACCGCCCTGGGCGGCAAGGTCTATGTGATCGGTGGGCGCGCGTCATTCCTCGGCGAGCAGTACGGGAGCCTCGAGATCTACGATCCCTCCACCGACTCGTGGCGCACGGGCCAGCCGCTGCCGTTGCCGCGCGGCGGGCTCGCCGCGGCCGCGGCCGCCGGCAGGGTGCTGGTCTTCGGCGGGGAACTGTCCTTCCGCATCGTCGAAGCCGTCGAGGCGTACGATCCCGCCGCCGACCGCTGGACGGCCCGGGCGCCGATGCCCACCCCGCGGCACGGGATGGGCGCCGCCGTGGTGGGCGGGCAGGTCTACCTCCCGGCCGGGGCCACGCGCCCCGGTCCGGGGCGCACCGACGTGCTCGAGGCCTTCACGCCCTGA